CTCAATATTCTTGGAATTATGCTTATGCTTATTACGTCTTTTCTCGTGAATCAATACGAAAATATTGTAACGGGTCGATTAAGACTGAATTCGTGTTGATTTCATCTTTGGTTACTTTTCTCTAGCCAGCCagcttgtttgatttttcaatttttcaaatggccATTCAAGAAAGGTTACCGAGTTCGTTCAGAACTTGATGCTCGTGCGATTTCGTAGGCtatcaaaagaaaagtgtTCGTACCGTTGCGTGCGATTTTCCCTCTACGGTGTGGTCGTGtggtttttaaaacattttagaTTTTCTCGGGGTTAGTGTGCGAGAAATGTACGCAGATCAATCTATACACACAACTAAACAAGGcttattattgatttaatattgTCATGGTATCAATAAAAGAATTGTTCGTGTGGTTTCCGACacgttaaaatatttattggcGTTCCAATTCTCGTGGCTTCCGCTAGTAATGGCCTAATGGGTAGTTAATATGGTCTTTGTTTTGAAATCGTTTTGTTAACGTCACTTTGCAAATAATACTTTTTTGTTGGATATGTCAAGCACCCTAATCATACGAATTTTCTTAGTAGATTGGCCCTGAAGATAATGTGCTTATTTTTTAACGGTTTGATcgtttaaatttctttctttaataacggatttgaatgtttttactGAATTTTTATCTAATGAGCAATTAGTTCAAAGTTCTattatttcgaatttttttgaaaaaattaattcgctTTAAACTCAACGGTATTTAAACAGATAGTTTCTTAGAGCTCATGAGATTCAAAGTAGTTACATAAACCGTGCTAGAGTTGCCGATGTAGCATTTTCACATTATCATAGTCTTACCTTATTCTTAATATTCTTGTAATTGATTTCTGTAGCTCGACAGCGGACCGGTTTCCTatttcatagaaaaaaaaaaagttttgtaaTAACGAAAggatttttaaatgatttcgtTATCCGCTAAATTAACGGGCTCAAAAAGACTAGCAGTGTACGTCAACGAACTTTCCCGTTATTTTGTCAAGTCAACGGGCATAACGGCCCATCATTAGCTTATAACCTGAGATGACGGAATTGTAAAATTCAGAAGATTCATTCATTAAAAGTTGAGTTTGGTTATGTAAGTAGctgtacgaaaaaaaaatcaaaagcgtAGGCTTTTGTATAACGTCACAtctgaaaaaaacttttctcttccaaggaTGGAAaggttccattttttaaattgaatcaaTTTGCAGTTTGCGATGTCATGGGACGACCTTTACTTAAGTATAAATTCTTTCACATTAAGCGCTAAGGCCTGGTCGAAAATATCGGTGTAAttcatgaaattaaaaattgataatATGGTACTTGTATGAAATTATGATCAAATGgtgttcaaaataaataaaataatcaatcAACCTAATCAGCTCATAGAAGATTAGAAGAGCAGATTAAATCCCTTGggttttctttgaaaatttccAATGTTGAATTctgcaatttaaaaagttgaatTCAAGATCTTTAACAAACTCCACGAGAAAGACCATCGTAGTCAGATTTTCATGGATTTACCTCCAGTTCGTGTTTGAACGAAAGGTTAAAACTTAGGAGCTTGTATTCGCATGACAAAATCAATACACATCGGATCTACGAATATGCTCAAAGTATTCCTAAATTTTTCCATTGCAAGCTTCATAAAAAATTACACAGTTGTGATGAAACTAATTACTTATTTAGCTGATGAAACTTCGAATAGCCGTAGGAATGTCAAAAACgattctaatttttatttatcttttcatattaatcccaaaaaaaaacatccaagTTTAGTATATTTCAATTTAGATATACACTAACACTTTTCCTTGAACCAACCATATTTATCTTATCCTTCTGTCTCTCAGGTATTGAAAGATTTGTAATACATAGGATTTAGTAACTTCTCTTGCTGATTGGGGCAACCGTATAAGCAGAAATCCTCTCGATGCTCTAGCACGCACAACCTTCTTTGGTTGGGTTCGGTGTATTTTGAGGTTGACTTCTCCCAGGTTGAAGTGGTTTATGCTGGACACCAGATTCGGCTGCATTCAAATCCAAACTATTTTTCATAGAAAATCAAACATGTAATCAGTTATGGTAAGGCAGAGCATAGAAGGCTAGCGTGCGAAAACGCCAAGAAGAACTCTAACCTGCCATCCTGAATGTTTTGGTAAATCTTTTTCGCGGTTTCAAGAAAGGCGTCTTCAACGTTATCACCAGTTTTTGCGCTAGCTTCGATAAAAAGAAGTTCATTTTCCTCAGCAAACTGTTTCGCCTCTTCGTAGGTTACATCTCGTTGGGCTTCAAGGTCAGATTTGTTGCCaatcaaaaaaataacctaTGCATAAAAGAATTTGTTAAAAGTATGTACATAATCAAATtggaaaatgttatttcaaAACCAGCTATTTACAACACAATCTATCCTTTTCTAAAGaatgtaaaataaaacttactgTATTGGGATTTGTTAAATTTCTGGCATCTGATAGCCAACTGCTGAGATGATTGTATGTAGATCTTCTAGTTATATCATAGACCAACAAAGCAcctaaaatatttatataaattAGGGAACCAACTTCTTTACAAGTTATGTTACTCTAATAATACCTGCTGCTCCTCTGTAGTAGGAACGTGTGACAGCACGAAAACGTTCTTGGCCTGCTGTGTccctacaaatttaaaatccaTTAAATGCTTATGGCTGAAATATACTTACAAAAAAGGCTTACCAAATTTGAAGTTTGATTTTCTGGCCAGCCACTTCAATTATTCTGGTACCAAATTCAACACCAATAGTATGAGGACAATCAGCCATGACTagcagaaagagaaaacaaaaaaagaagcattAGGCAATCTTATCATCAACATGAGTCAAATGTCTTATACATTTCTTTTCAGTGAACTGATGAAGTAAACAGGATTTTCCAACTCCCATGTCACCAATAATGATGTATTTGAAGATGTAAGAATAATTGTATGGACCAgctgacatttttgttttctttgtggcTTTCCCTTTCAGGTATCTTACTGTATAATCAAATTAGATGGTAAGACACTATATACGCAACGATACGAAATGTAGGACAACAGATTTTATAAGTGAAAACCAAGTCATTCACAAGACTTAtaacataaaataataatttgcctgtttgtttgtttgtttttatgaaATACGGAAACTGGGCGTGAGCAAAAAAGCAAAGTTGACTGTAAACTGTAACTCGATCACTACTTGTGAAAACTCCCTGTTAAAGAACTGTCATTATTTCCAGTCAGTCCAGCCAGACGACACAACGGCATGTACTGTTGCCAGTTTTtgctaaaatttatttacattgatcttaatttttccag
The sequence above is drawn from the Daphnia pulicaria isolate SC F1-1A chromosome 1, SC_F0-13Bv2, whole genome shotgun sequence genome and encodes:
- the LOC124320980 gene encoding ras-related protein Rab-14 — protein: MSAGPYNYSYIFKYIIIGDMGVGKSCLLHQFTEKKFMADCPHTIGVEFGTRIIEVAGQKIKLQIWDTAGQERFRAVTRSYYRGAAGALLVYDITRRSTYNHLSSWLSDARNLTNPNTVIFLIGNKSDLEAQRDVTYEEAKQFAEENELLFIEASAKTGDNVEDAFLETAKKIYQNIQDGSLDLNAAESGVQHKPLQPGRSQPQNTPNPTKEGCAC